One Opitutia bacterium DNA segment encodes these proteins:
- the miaB gene encoding tRNA (N6-isopentenyl adenosine(37)-C2)-methylthiotransferase MiaB — MNRVFIKTYGCQMNERDSEAVAAMLRARGYRIVADEDSADVMLLNTCSVRDMAEQKAIGKAGYLAQKKKRNPRFVIGILGCMAQNRGAALLDALPDVDLIVGTQKFHQVPDHLDNLRAAQAAGAVLPTRIVDIAEEAGSQNTIREHVLEDRQVTAFVSIQQGCNMDCAFCIVPKTRGDERSRPMDEIVRECEELADRGVREITLLGQIVTSYGRRDYEHTGGISPFVQLLERVNAIPGLRRIRFTSPHPRGFKDDLVAAYGRLEKLCEYVHLPMQSGSDRILRLMNRPYSRDRYKQIVDDLRRVRPDMYFSTDIIVGFPGETAEDFEQTRALFEACNYDMAYVFKYSVRSGTPAADMGDQIPDEVKEERNQILLRLLEQNSDRRNATLLGTTQEVLVEGPDKKGVQFMGRTRGNRIVHFPAHERLIGELVPVKINRVSTAVLYGELELAGVPS, encoded by the coding sequence ATGAACCGAGTCTTCATCAAGACCTATGGCTGCCAGATGAACGAGCGCGACAGCGAGGCTGTCGCGGCGATGCTGCGCGCGCGGGGCTACCGGATCGTAGCAGACGAGGACAGCGCCGACGTGATGCTGCTCAACACCTGCAGCGTCCGCGACATGGCCGAGCAAAAGGCGATCGGCAAAGCCGGCTACCTCGCGCAGAAGAAGAAGCGCAACCCGCGCTTCGTGATCGGCATCCTCGGCTGCATGGCGCAAAACCGCGGCGCTGCGCTGCTCGATGCGCTGCCGGACGTCGACCTGATCGTCGGCACGCAGAAATTTCACCAAGTCCCCGACCACCTCGACAATCTCCGCGCCGCGCAGGCTGCGGGTGCCGTGTTGCCCACGCGCATCGTCGACATCGCCGAGGAAGCCGGTTCGCAAAACACCATTCGCGAACACGTCCTCGAGGACCGGCAGGTCACGGCGTTCGTCTCGATTCAGCAGGGCTGCAACATGGATTGCGCGTTCTGCATCGTCCCGAAGACCCGCGGCGACGAACGCTCGCGGCCGATGGACGAGATCGTGCGCGAGTGCGAGGAACTCGCTGACCGCGGCGTGCGTGAGATCACGCTCCTCGGCCAGATCGTGACGAGTTACGGCCGACGCGACTACGAGCACACGGGCGGTATCAGCCCGTTTGTGCAATTGCTCGAACGCGTGAACGCCATCCCCGGCCTCCGCCGCATCCGCTTCACCTCACCGCACCCACGCGGCTTCAAGGACGACCTCGTCGCTGCCTACGGCCGCCTCGAGAAACTCTGCGAATACGTCCACCTGCCGATGCAGAGTGGCAGCGACCGCATCCTGCGGCTGATGAACCGGCCCTACTCGCGCGACCGCTACAAGCAGATCGTCGACGACCTGCGCCGCGTGCGGCCCGACATGTATTTCTCGACGGACATCATCGTCGGCTTCCCCGGCGAGACCGCGGAGGACTTCGAGCAGACGCGCGCGCTCTTCGAGGCCTGCAACTACGACATGGCCTACGTCTTCAAATACTCCGTCCGTTCCGGCACACCCGCCGCCGACATGGGCGACCAGATTCCGGACGAGGTGAAGGAGGAGCGGAATCAGATCCTTTTGCGCCTGCTTGAGCAAAACTCTGACCGCCGCAACGCCACGCTCCTCGGCACGACGCAGGAAGTCCTCGTCGAAGGCCCGGACAAGAAGGGCGTGCAATTCATGGGCCGCACGCGCGGCAACCGCATCGTGCATTTCCCGGCGCACGAACGCCTGATCGGCGAACTGGTCCCGGTGAAAATCAACCGCGTATCCACGGCCGTGCTTTACGGTGAGTTGGAGCTGGCGGGCGTCCCGTCCTGA
- a CDS encoding MBL fold metallo-hydrolase codes for MPRAPRFPVSDHCDGERFFNPPPQPQALGFTSLPKWWWQQLTGDEFHRWPKTASAPRRPELPARVAPGDVAVTFIGHSTFLLQFDGLTVLTDPVFATYAGPFGRLGPKRVRPPALRLEELPAIDAVVVSHNHYDHLDLATLRWLARERRPRFVTSLGNKAWLEARGIAPVIELDWWQSAEIYPGYTRWSELTPTRSERVEVNAFHLEALAANEAARPPLRVTATPAQHFAARAPWDRCRTLWNGFVLHTRAGDVFFCGDSGWGPHFAAIRERVGAPALALLPIGAYEPRWFMIPVHLNPDEAIRAHLALGARRSIGMHFGTFQLTNEAIDEPLHALAAARAAHSVSADDFTTLDFGEVRTLGLR; via the coding sequence ATGCCGCGCGCGCCGCGCTTCCCGGTCAGCGATCACTGCGACGGCGAACGCTTCTTCAACCCGCCGCCGCAACCGCAGGCGCTCGGTTTCACCTCGCTGCCGAAGTGGTGGTGGCAACAGCTCACCGGCGACGAATTCCACCGCTGGCCGAAAACCGCGTCCGCGCCGCGCCGGCCCGAGTTACCCGCGCGCGTCGCGCCCGGCGACGTGGCGGTGACGTTCATCGGCCACTCGACCTTTCTGCTCCAATTCGACGGGCTCACCGTGCTGACCGATCCCGTCTTCGCGACCTACGCGGGACCGTTTGGCCGGCTCGGGCCGAAACGCGTGCGCCCGCCCGCGCTGCGTCTCGAGGAACTGCCCGCGATCGACGCCGTCGTCGTTTCGCACAACCACTACGACCACCTCGACCTCGCCACGCTGCGCTGGCTCGCGCGCGAGCGCCGGCCGCGATTCGTCACCTCGCTCGGCAACAAAGCCTGGCTCGAGGCGCGCGGCATCGCGCCGGTGATCGAACTCGATTGGTGGCAGAGCGCGGAAATATATCCCGGCTACACTAGGTGGAGCGAGTTGACCCCAACCCGCTCCGAACGCGTTGAGGTCAACGCGTTCCACCTCGAGGCGCTTGCGGCGAACGAGGCAGCGAGGCCGCCGCTGCGCGTCACCGCGACGCCCGCGCAACACTTCGCCGCGCGCGCGCCGTGGGATCGCTGTCGCACGCTCTGGAACGGCTTCGTGCTGCACACGCGGGCGGGCGACGTGTTTTTTTGCGGCGATTCCGGTTGGGGTCCGCACTTCGCCGCCATCCGCGAACGCGTCGGGGCGCCCGCGCTCGCGCTGCTGCCGATCGGCGCCTACGAGCCGCGCTGGTTCATGATTCCCGTGCACCTGAATCCCGACGAGGCGATCCGCGCCCACCTCGCGCTCGGCGCGCGGCGCAGCATCGGCATGCACTTCGGCACGTTTCAGCTCACGAACGAAGCCATCGACGAACCGCTCCATGCCCTCGCCGCCGCGCGCGCGGCGCACAGCGTGAGCGCGGACGACTTCACTACGCTCGACTTCGGCGAGGTGCGGACGCTAGGGTTGCGGTGA
- the gmk gene encoding guanylate kinase, with protein MAQSATVLLILAGPAGVGKSTLCDRLVREVPGFERVITATTRPPRPNEVDGRDYHFLSETEFDARLAAGDFLEWAWVHRKYRYGTPKSTVLERLKQNCLVMNIDVQGVRSIRAAAQTTPGLQGRIVTMFVAPDSMDVLRERLQGRGPVSPEELERRMQSAELEMAERYTYDYIIHSGTKEQDFRALLDFWEQARAKLGHGG; from the coding sequence ATGGCCCAAAGTGCGACCGTGTTGCTCATCCTTGCCGGACCCGCCGGTGTGGGCAAAAGCACGCTCTGTGACCGCCTCGTGCGCGAGGTTCCCGGTTTCGAACGCGTCATCACCGCGACGACGCGCCCGCCCCGACCCAACGAGGTCGACGGTCGCGATTACCACTTCCTGTCCGAAACCGAGTTCGACGCGCGGCTCGCCGCCGGCGATTTTCTCGAGTGGGCGTGGGTGCACCGCAAATATCGCTACGGCACCCCAAAATCCACCGTGCTCGAGCGCCTGAAGCAGAATTGCCTCGTGATGAACATCGACGTGCAGGGCGTGCGCAGCATCCGCGCCGCCGCGCAGACGACGCCCGGCCTGCAGGGACGCATCGTCACGATGTTCGTCGCGCCCGACTCGATGGACGTGCTCCGCGAACGCCTCCAGGGCCGCGGCCCCGTCTCGCCCGAGGAGCTCGAACGCCGCATGCAGAGCGCCGAACTCGAAATGGCCGAGCGCTACACCTACGACTACATCATCCACAGCGGCACGAAGGAGCAGGACTTCCGCGCGCTGCTGGATTTCTGGGAGCAGGCCCGGGCCAAGCTCGGCCACGGCGGCTGA
- a CDS encoding four helix bundle protein yields the protein MPPTFDHEKLRAYQEAVKFAAWCEPVLASLPAKLAARDQLDRASTSIVLNIAEGNGKRSHLDRCRYLDIARGSAVECAACLDVLVARKTLDTTKATEGKILLHAVVSLVAGLIARFSGDVREDAGSYGSELVENENE from the coding sequence ATGCCCCCCACCTTCGACCACGAAAAACTCCGGGCCTACCAAGAAGCCGTGAAGTTTGCGGCGTGGTGCGAACCGGTTCTCGCGTCGCTCCCGGCCAAGCTGGCCGCGCGGGATCAGCTGGACCGAGCGTCGACCAGCATCGTGCTCAATATTGCCGAGGGTAACGGCAAGCGCTCGCACCTGGATCGCTGCCGCTACCTCGACATCGCCCGAGGATCGGCGGTCGAGTGCGCCGCGTGCTTGGATGTCTTGGTCGCTCGAAAGACCCTGGACACCACCAAGGCGACCGAGGGCAAGATTCTGCTCCACGCGGTTGTCTCCCTCGTGGCGGGGCTGATTGCTCGCTTCTCGGGCGACGTGCGGGAAGACGCAGGTTCCTACGGTTCTGAGCTTGTGGAGAACGAGAACGAGTAG